In bacterium, a genomic segment contains:
- the spoVG gene encoding septation regulator SpoVG — translation MQITEVRVYPRNEEKLKAFVTVTFDDSFVVRNLKVIQGQNGLFVAMPSRKMADGSHKDIAHPIKNEVRRMIEEKVLVAYQEKIKETPLRTEFGGGEVPATEPAKAKAKEKEEEKEEEKEEEKEKK, via the coding sequence ATGCAAATTACGGAGGTGCGAGTCTACCCGAGGAATGAGGAGAAGCTAAAGGCGTTTGTTACGGTGACTTTTGATGACTCTTTTGTGGTTCGCAATCTAAAAGTGATCCAAGGGCAGAATGGATTGTTTGTGGCGATGCCTTCGAGAAAAATGGCTGATGGCAGTCATAAGGACATAGCTCATCCAATAAAGAACGAGGTTCGCAGAATGATTGAGGAGAAAGTTCTGGTTGCCTATCAAGAAAAGATTAAGGAGACTCCTCTTCGAACTGAGTTTGGGGGTGGTGAAGTACCAGCAACAGAACCGGCAAAAGCAAAGGCAAAAGAAAAAGAAGAAGAAAAAGAAGAAGAAAAAGAAGAAGAAA
- the ispE gene encoding 4-(cytidine 5'-diphospho)-2-C-methyl-D-erythritol kinase → MRIRAYGKINLYLQVLDDFPRGRKGYHRLQTIYQTIGLYDEIILSNTESQGIKVLCDHPLVPKGPKNLVYKAASLLRRYAGVKRGINIEIIKNIPVGAGLGGGSSDGAATLKGLNRLWKLNYGRNTLLPISAQLGCDVPFFLYGHTAFGEGYGEIVTPLPGIKKKWVLLIKPDFMLSTKWVYGHLGKIGLTEPVNIIKIKTRQCQSGRKRKSSLSGSSLLIVGKIRKILKDSVEKLIYNRLEEVAIAYYPVISQIKKELLEGGADCALMSGSGPTVFALLKDQRVGKKLQKRMEKYKFSTWLVKTV, encoded by the coding sequence ATGAGAATTCGAGCTTATGGGAAGATAAACTTGTATTTACAGGTATTGGACGATTTCCCCAGAGGGAGAAAGGGATACCATAGGCTACAGACAATCTACCAAACTATAGGTCTATATGATGAGATCATTTTATCCAACACTGAAAGCCAGGGGATAAAGGTTCTCTGCGACCATCCATTAGTTCCAAAAGGCCCAAAAAATCTGGTGTATAAGGCAGCATCATTATTGAGGAGATATGCGGGAGTCAAAAGGGGCATAAACATAGAAATCATAAAGAATATTCCTGTTGGCGCTGGATTGGGTGGTGGTTCATCCGATGGAGCAGCGACCTTGAAGGGGTTGAATAGATTATGGAAGTTAAATTATGGACGCAACACTCTACTTCCCATATCGGCACAACTTGGCTGTGATGTACCCTTTTTTCTTTATGGCCATACTGCTTTCGGGGAAGGGTATGGAGAGATAGTGACCCCACTTCCCGGGATAAAGAAGAAGTGGGTTCTTTTAATTAAGCCCGATTTTATGCTCTCCACGAAGTGGGTTTATGGACATCTTGGTAAAATAGGGTTGACAGAGCCTGTAAATATTATTAAAATAAAAACTCGCCAGTGTCAATCTGGAAGAAAAAGGAAATCTTCTCTTTCGGGAAGTTCGCTTCTGATTGTTGGCAAGATAAGGAAGATTTTGAAAGACAGCGTAGAGAAATTGATTTATAATCGGTTAGAAGAAGTGGCTATTGCCTACTATCCCGTTATTTCTCAAATAAAAAAAGAGCTTCTGGAAGGAGGTGCTGATTGTGCTTTAATGTCGGGCAGTGGCCCGACAGTTTTTGCTCTTTTGAAGGACCAGAGAGTAGGGAAAAAGTTACAGAAGAGAATGGAGAAGTACAAATTTTCTACTTGGCTGGTAAAAACAGTTTAG
- a CDS encoding tetratricopeptide repeat protein, whose translation MKKIFLLVTVLLMIGWLPNISLKAAEVEEEPVFHYLLGSMYYEDGDIRAAASEYEKAVQLDSSSPFLHMEMGKVYYALGQFDEAVEEFYGTLNLQENNREAYQYLAEIYKRREQDSEAIEFYKKIIELNPEDLEAKLDLARMYEEMKKIDLAIEEYKKIIKIDPEQWEACLSLASIYEFQGKYRKAIEGYLRCIKIDPENPQIYNKLGALYFSIKDVSKAKENFSKSLEIDPHNLRALHSMALIFEQEKDLDRAIEYLEKINFLQKDVMETYLHLGIIYLQKGDYQKAKEVLQEATEFKPEDANIWYFLGICLEEEKKYSEAVDAFSKAIKYDPQNTEAYFHLGICYDRLKNFNLSYEALEEVIRMNPRHAQARNYLGYSWAERGINLNEALGHIQKALEIDPENGAYIDSLGWVYFQQGEYVRAREELKKAVKLMKDPVIYEHLGDIYNKLGETRRALDAYRKALELDAENEKLMEKIGNAKKQLKE comes from the coding sequence ATGAAAAAGATATTTCTACTGGTTACTGTTCTTTTGATGATTGGCTGGCTACCCAATATTTCTCTCAAGGCAGCTGAGGTTGAGGAGGAGCCGGTCTTCCACTACCTTTTGGGGAGTATGTATTATGAGGACGGGGATATAAGAGCTGCTGCTTCGGAATATGAAAAGGCAGTGCAACTGGATAGTAGTTCACCATTTCTTCACATGGAGATGGGAAAAGTATATTATGCTCTAGGGCAGTTCGATGAGGCGGTGGAGGAGTTTTATGGTACTTTGAATCTCCAGGAAAATAATCGAGAGGCTTACCAGTATTTGGCGGAGATTTACAAAAGGAGAGAACAAGACTCGGAAGCCATTGAATTTTATAAAAAGATAATAGAGTTGAATCCTGAAGATTTGGAAGCCAAGCTCGATTTAGCGAGAATGTACGAAGAGATGAAAAAAATTGACCTGGCAATTGAGGAGTACAAAAAAATAATTAAGATAGATCCGGAACAATGGGAAGCTTGCCTTTCCCTGGCGTCAATTTACGAATTCCAGGGTAAATACAGAAAAGCAATAGAAGGGTACTTAAGATGTATAAAAATCGACCCGGAAAATCCGCAGATTTATAATAAACTCGGTGCACTCTATTTTTCTATTAAGGATGTCTCCAAAGCGAAGGAAAACTTCTCCAAGAGTTTAGAGATAGATCCCCATAATTTAAGAGCTCTCCACAGCATGGCTCTGATTTTCGAGCAGGAGAAAGACTTGGACCGGGCAATCGAATACCTTGAGAAGATTAATTTCCTCCAGAAAGATGTAATGGAGACATATCTCCATCTGGGAATTATATATTTACAGAAAGGCGATTATCAGAAAGCGAAAGAAGTTCTGCAAGAAGCAACTGAATTCAAACCGGAGGATGCCAATATCTGGTATTTTTTGGGAATTTGCCTGGAGGAAGAGAAGAAATATTCTGAGGCAGTAGATGCTTTTTCTAAGGCAATAAAATATGACCCACAGAATACAGAAGCCTATTTCCATCTGGGTATCTGTTATGACCGGCTAAAAAATTTCAACCTTTCTTACGAAGCTTTGGAGGAAGTAATCAGGATGAATCCCCGCCATGCTCAGGCGCGCAATTACCTTGGTTATTCCTGGGCTGAACGCGGTATAAATTTAAATGAGGCGTTGGGACATATTCAGAAAGCCCTGGAGATTGATCCCGAAAACGGCGCCTACATCGATAGTCTGGGCTGGGTATACTTTCAGCAAGGGGAGTATGTAAGAGCTCGGGAAGAGTTGAAAAAAGCAGTAAAATTGATGAAGGACCCTGTAATTTATGAACATCTTGGTGATATTTATAATAAACTGGGTGAAACCAGGAGAGCTCTTGATGCATATCGTAAAGCATTAGAACTGGATGCAGAAAACGAGAAGTTAATGGAGAAAATAGGAAACGCAAAGAAACAATTGAAAGAATAA
- a CDS encoding DUF1015 domain-containing protein — protein MANILPFRGIFYNREKIKELSWVLAPPYDIISSEAQERYYEMSPYNVIRLILEKKFPGDNEANNRYNRSAQFFQEWLEEEILIRDDSPAIYLLEQEYELRSDMFGEVAPGGKGKIIKRRGFIALTRLEDFSKGIVRPHEGTMAEPKRDRLNLLRVCRANFSQVFTTYEDAENRIDKLWKEKRNENPSINVINEENVRHRLWRIDEEKSVNLMVEGMRDKKLFIADGHHRYESALEYRNELRENNPRHSAQESYNYVMSYFVNMKNGGLDILPIHRAIRSFAGFDGKRLIAEAGKYFDIKKFNNLKELLGQLENEKAKHRTGMYMGENEFYLLSLKDERITKGLIKGRADIFCELDVVILHTLIIERVLKISPESQQSITYSEKINEAVSKVRDGSHCVAFFLRPVKVSEFKAVVEAGEIMPKKSTFFYPKLLSGLVINKID, from the coding sequence ATGGCCAATATTCTTCCTTTTAGAGGCATTTTCTATAATCGAGAAAAAATAAAGGAGCTATCGTGGGTCCTTGCTCCACCTTACGATATTATCTCTAGTGAGGCACAGGAGAGGTACTACGAGATGAGTCCATACAACGTAATCAGACTCATTTTAGAAAAAAAATTTCCCGGCGATAATGAAGCCAATAATAGATATAACAGATCAGCCCAGTTTTTCCAGGAGTGGCTTGAGGAAGAGATACTAATAAGGGATGATTCGCCCGCTATCTATCTTCTGGAACAGGAATATGAATTGAGAAGCGATATGTTCGGAGAGGTGGCTCCTGGAGGTAAAGGAAAAATTATTAAAAGGCGTGGCTTTATAGCTCTTACCCGGTTGGAGGATTTCTCTAAAGGAATAGTGCGACCACATGAAGGAACAATGGCTGAGCCAAAGAGAGACAGGTTGAATCTTCTCCGGGTTTGCAGGGCAAACTTCTCCCAGGTTTTTACCACATATGAGGACGCAGAGAATAGAATTGATAAATTGTGGAAGGAAAAGAGGAATGAAAACCCGTCAATCAACGTTATCAATGAAGAAAATGTCAGGCATAGGTTGTGGAGAATAGACGAGGAGAAGTCAGTTAACTTGATGGTGGAAGGAATGAGAGATAAGAAATTGTTTATCGCCGATGGTCACCATCGTTATGAGAGTGCCCTGGAGTACCGAAATGAATTGAGAGAGAATAATCCCCGACATTCGGCCCAGGAGAGTTATAACTATGTGATGTCATACTTCGTAAATATGAAAAATGGTGGGCTCGATATTTTGCCTATTCATCGAGCAATCAGGAGCTTTGCAGGGTTTGATGGAAAGAGATTAATTGCGGAGGCGGGGAAATATTTTGATATAAAAAAGTTTAATAACCTGAAAGAACTATTGGGTCAGTTGGAAAACGAGAAAGCAAAGCACAGAACAGGGATGTATATGGGAGAGAATGAATTTTACCTATTAAGTTTAAAAGATGAAAGAATTACTAAAGGGTTGATTAAAGGAAGAGCAGATATTTTTTGTGAGCTCGATGTAGTAATATTACATACTTTGATTATCGAGAGGGTTTTGAAAATTTCCCCGGAGAGTCAACAAAGTATCACCTATTCCGAAAAGATTAATGAGGCGGTTAGTAAAGTAAGAGATGGTTCGCATTGTGTAGCCTTTTTCCTCAGGCCGGTAAAGGTGTCAGAGTTTAAAGCGGTAGTTGAAGCCGGGGAGATAATGCCCAAAAAATCAACATTTTTTTATCCCAAGTTGTTAAGTGGTTTAGTAATTAATAAAATTGATTAG
- the pyrE gene encoding orotate phosphoribosyltransferase, whose translation MTEREVLEIFQKSGALLSGHFRLSSGLHSGKYLQCALVLQYPDLAEKLCNQLASRLELRGSKIDAVISPAIGGIIVGQEVAKVLGCRAIFYEREEGKMKLRRGFEIRKEERVVVVEDVITTGGSVKEIVEIVQGMGGKVEGIGVIVDRSKPSLSDELVTLNLPLNSLLRIDIETYSPEECPICKKGIPLQKPGSR comes from the coding sequence TTGACTGAGAGAGAGGTTTTAGAGATATTCCAGAAAAGTGGTGCACTGCTTTCCGGACACTTCAGGCTCTCTTCTGGTTTACATTCGGGAAAATATCTTCAGTGTGCGTTGGTTCTTCAATATCCGGATTTGGCGGAAAAGCTTTGTAATCAACTCGCCTCCAGGCTTGAGCTTCGTGGGTCAAAGATTGATGCTGTCATCTCTCCCGCTATTGGAGGAATAATCGTTGGTCAAGAGGTGGCTAAAGTTTTAGGCTGTCGAGCCATATTCTACGAGAGAGAAGAGGGCAAGATGAAATTACGTCGTGGATTTGAAATACGAAAAGAGGAAAGAGTGGTAGTTGTAGAAGACGTAATCACTACAGGTGGTTCGGTTAAGGAGATAGTAGAGATTGTGCAGGGTATGGGGGGAAAGGTCGAAGGAATTGGAGTAATTGTTGACCGTAGCAAACCTTCCCTTTCAGATGAGCTGGTTACCCTAAATTTACCCTTAAACAGTCTTCTGAGAATAGATATAGAGACTTATTCTCCCGAGGAGTGTCCGATTTGTAAGAAGGGAATCCCTTTACAAAAACCGGGAAGCAGATAA
- the pyrF gene encoding orotidine-5'-phosphate decarboxylase — MSEKLIVALDVEEIEKAENLVDSLIPYAKLFKVGSFLFTACGPKVLDMVVRKGGKVFLDLKYCDIPNVVSNSVRMAQRHGVFSLTLSILGGRKMLEEAALVHPRPLLWGVTILTSIDSPDMKELGISREIGDEVVALAKMAESAGLEGVVASPLEIELIRKATRKDFLIITPGIRPLVGEKSLLDDQKRVMAPGEALRKGADYIVVGRPIIEAPDPVEAVKAILQEMEKWS, encoded by the coding sequence GTGTCCGAAAAGCTGATTGTAGCCCTTGATGTTGAGGAGATAGAAAAGGCAGAGAATTTAGTCGATTCTCTGATTCCCTATGCGAAGTTGTTTAAAGTTGGTAGTTTCCTGTTCACTGCTTGTGGCCCGAAAGTTTTAGATATGGTAGTAAGAAAAGGAGGGAAAGTATTTTTAGATTTAAAGTATTGTGATATTCCCAATGTAGTGAGTAACTCTGTCAGAATGGCCCAAAGACACGGGGTCTTCTCTTTGACTCTCTCTATCCTTGGGGGGAGGAAGATGTTGGAGGAGGCAGCTTTGGTTCATCCCCGACCTCTCCTCTGGGGAGTTACAATTTTGACCAGCATAGACTCTCCCGATATGAAGGAACTGGGAATATCCAGAGAGATTGGTGATGAAGTTGTAGCTCTGGCGAAGATGGCCGAAAGCGCAGGATTGGAAGGTGTCGTGGCTTCCCCTCTTGAAATTGAACTCATCAGGAAGGCTACCAGAAAAGATTTTCTCATAATTACCCCGGGGATAAGACCTCTGGTGGGGGAGAAGTCTCTACTCGATGATCAGAAAAGGGTAATGGCTCCTGGCGAAGCTTTAAGGAAAGGAGCCGACTATATCGTTGTAGGAAGGCCAATCATAGAAGCTCCCGACCCTGTTGAGGCAGTTAAAGCGATATTGCAGGAGATGGAGAAGTGGAGTTGA
- a CDS encoding dihydroorotate dehydrogenase, with product MRKAKEKPPNLAIELAGISLKNPVMVASGTFGYGEEYAQLVDLNRLGAIVAKTITLKPRLGNEPPRMVETASGVLNSIGLQNIGIDAFINEKLPFFREYDVPLIVSIAGETTDEYVQLAKTLQGEKITGLELNLSCPNIKYDRKLMFAQNPQATHQVVSRVRKAISLPLMVKLSPNVTDIASIAKMCEEAGADGVSLINTFSGMAIDVESRKPILRQITGGLSGPAIKPIALRMVYEVHKAVKIPIIGIGGIMTAGDALEFIIAGAKAVAIGTGNFVDPLTPIKVIDGIREYMVKNKIKDIKSIVGSLKCPKS from the coding sequence ATGCGAAAGGCAAAAGAGAAACCCCCGAATTTAGCAATAGAGCTCGCAGGAATTTCTTTGAAAAATCCTGTAATGGTCGCCTCGGGAACATTTGGCTACGGAGAAGAGTATGCCCAGCTTGTAGATTTAAATAGGCTGGGAGCAATTGTTGCCAAGACCATTACTTTAAAGCCGAGGCTGGGAAACGAACCCCCCAGGATGGTGGAGACTGCCTCAGGGGTCCTAAACTCAATTGGTCTACAAAATATTGGTATAGATGCGTTTATTAATGAGAAATTACCGTTCTTCAGGGAATACGATGTTCCTTTAATTGTGAGTATTGCTGGTGAGACCACAGATGAGTATGTGCAACTGGCGAAGACCTTGCAAGGAGAAAAGATTACCGGGCTGGAATTGAATCTTTCCTGTCCCAACATTAAATATGACAGAAAACTTATGTTCGCCCAGAACCCCCAAGCGACTCATCAGGTGGTCAGTAGAGTAAGGAAGGCGATAAGCCTTCCCCTTATGGTGAAGCTTTCTCCTAATGTTACGGATATAGCTTCTATTGCCAAGATGTGTGAGGAAGCGGGAGCGGATGGAGTCTCCCTGATAAACACATTTTCAGGCATGGCAATAGACGTGGAAAGTAGAAAGCCCATATTACGCCAGATTACAGGTGGACTTTCCGGTCCGGCAATTAAGCCGATAGCTCTCAGGATGGTCTATGAAGTCCATAAAGCAGTGAAGATTCCCATAATCGGTATAGGAGGAATTATGACCGCCGGTGATGCCTTAGAATTTATTATTGCTGGGGCGAAAGCTGTTGCTATTGGCACAGGTAACTTCGTTGACCCCCTAACCCCGATTAAGGTTATTGATGGAATAAGAGAGTATATGGTAAAGAATAAAATTAAAGATATAAAATCAATAGTAGGGAGCTTGAAGTGTCCGAAAAGCTGA
- a CDS encoding dihydroorotate dehydrogenase electron transfer subunit, whose translation MVQVDAKILENEEIGPERYKMALSAPQIARQAKPGQFIHVRVSKSFPPLLRRPFSVHRAQGQKIEILYKVVGKGTEILSRKKGGEYLDILGPLGKGYQLPSATPKISDIILVAGGTGVASLLFLAESISVANPELSILVLIGAKNRKELLCEGDFRRLGCRVEVATENGTKGYKGLASDLLQKCLPLSGDKPKSTVFACGPSGMLKMIGKISRKHRFPCQVSLEERLACGVGACLGCVVKTKGSTYTYKRVCKDGPVFDAGELIWE comes from the coding sequence ATGGTGCAGGTTGATGCGAAGATTTTAGAGAATGAGGAAATTGGGCCAGAACGGTATAAGATGGCCCTTTCTGCTCCTCAAATTGCTCGCCAGGCGAAGCCCGGCCAATTTATTCATGTAAGAGTTTCTAAAAGTTTTCCTCCTCTTTTGCGCAGACCCTTTAGCGTCCATCGTGCGCAAGGTCAAAAGATTGAGATACTGTATAAAGTTGTGGGGAAAGGCACAGAAATTTTAAGCAGAAAGAAGGGAGGAGAATATCTGGATATTCTGGGTCCTTTGGGGAAGGGGTATCAGTTACCATCTGCCACCCCAAAGATATCAGATATTATCCTTGTAGCCGGAGGCACAGGGGTGGCTTCCCTTCTCTTCTTAGCAGAATCGATTTCCGTTGCCAATCCCGAATTATCAATTCTCGTTCTCATTGGGGCTAAGAATAGAAAGGAACTTCTGTGCGAAGGAGATTTTAGGAGATTGGGTTGTCGGGTGGAGGTAGCTACGGAAAATGGCACAAAAGGATATAAGGGTCTGGCCAGCGATCTTTTACAAAAGTGCCTACCACTTTCAGGGGATAAACCTAAGTCAACGGTCTTTGCCTGTGGGCCTTCTGGGATGCTAAAAATGATAGGAAAGATTTCCAGGAAACATCGATTTCCCTGCCAGGTTTCCTTAGAGGAACGCTTGGCCTGTGGAGTGGGTGCTTGCCTCGGTTGCGTGGTTAAAACCAAAGGTTCTACTTACACTTATAAGCGAGTCTGTAAAGATGGCCCTGTCTTTGACGCTGGGGAGTTGATTTGGGAATGA
- a CDS encoding dihydroorotase yields the protein MKLVIRNGRVVDPKNKIDKKVDILIENGKIMKIGESSKFRPGDVTRSTTTIDATGKVVTPGLIDMHTHLREPGREDEETIASGTRAAAQGGFTSICCMPNTQPVVDSVSGVKFILTTASQEGVVNVYPIGSITKGRKGEEIAEIGKMRIAGIVAISDDGKPVMNTQTMRRALEYAKMFNLPVISHCEDLNLSMDGVMNEGFTSTVLGLKGIPSQAEEIMVARDIALAELTGGKLHLAHITTRRSVELIRQAKKKRIKVTCETAPQYFSLSEEDVQGYDTNTKINPPLRTKDDIEALCEGLADGTIDCIASDHAPHLDVEKDLEYNIAPFGIIGLETMLPLIFTNLVSKKILNLNQAIAKLTMNPANILGLEKGSLSIGSDADLTIIDLNLKKKIGNEFTSQSKNSPFIGMELKGFPVTTIVGGKVVMKDGKLV from the coding sequence TTGAAACTAGTCATTAGAAACGGAAGAGTAGTCGATCCCAAAAATAAGATTGATAAGAAAGTAGACATCCTGATTGAAAATGGAAAAATAATGAAGATTGGAGAATCTTCAAAATTCAGGCCGGGAGATGTTACCAGGTCTACGACAACCATTGATGCCACGGGCAAGGTGGTCACTCCTGGGTTGATTGATATGCATACCCATTTACGAGAACCAGGTAGGGAAGACGAGGAAACAATCGCTTCCGGAACCCGCGCTGCTGCGCAGGGAGGGTTTACCTCTATCTGTTGTATGCCCAATACGCAGCCGGTTGTCGATTCTGTCTCTGGGGTGAAATTTATTCTCACTACAGCTTCCCAGGAAGGAGTAGTGAATGTTTATCCTATAGGAAGCATAACCAAAGGACGAAAAGGAGAGGAAATAGCAGAGATAGGGAAGATGAGAATTGCTGGAATTGTGGCGATTTCCGATGACGGCAAACCAGTGATGAACACTCAGACAATGCGACGGGCTCTGGAATATGCTAAGATGTTCAATCTCCCGGTCATCTCTCACTGTGAGGATTTAAACCTTTCTATGGATGGGGTAATGAACGAAGGATTTACATCCACAGTTTTAGGTTTAAAAGGAATACCCAGTCAGGCTGAGGAAATAATGGTGGCTCGGGATATCGCCCTGGCAGAGCTGACCGGTGGAAAGTTACATTTAGCCCACATTACTACCCGTCGCTCTGTGGAACTGATTCGCCAGGCGAAGAAGAAGAGAATAAAGGTAACCTGCGAAACCGCACCCCAGTACTTCTCCCTTTCCGAAGAGGATGTTCAGGGTTATGACACTAATACGAAAATAAATCCTCCTTTAAGAACTAAGGACGATATCGAGGCATTATGTGAAGGACTGGCTGATGGCACAATCGATTGTATAGCATCAGACCATGCCCCCCATCTGGACGTGGAGAAAGATTTAGAATATAATATAGCTCCTTTTGGCATAATCGGACTGGAGACGATGTTACCCTTGATTTTTACAAATCTGGTAAGTAAGAAGATACTAAACTTAAATCAAGCAATAGCAAAATTGACTATGAACCCGGCAAATATTCTGGGACTGGAGAAAGGGTCTCTCTCCATAGGGTCTGATGCTGACCTCACCATAATCGATTTGAATCTGAAAAAGAAAATTGGCAACGAATTCACTTCGCAGAGTAAGAATTCCCCATTTATTGGTATGGAGTTGAAGGGATTCCCCGTGACTACCATAGTTGGGGGTAAAGTGGTAATGAAAGATGGAAAGCTCGTTTAG
- a CDS encoding aspartate carbamoyltransferase catalytic subunit: MRLKNKDLLGLEYLDKEEIDLILETAKPFKELFTRSVKKVPPLRGKTVVLLFYEPSTRTRISFELAAKRLSADVLNISASNSSVAKGESLIDTAKTLEAMKADFVVIRHSMAGAPQILARTISASIVNAGDGTHEHPTQGLLDMFTIWEKKGKLSGLKVAIVGDILHSRVARSNIWGLNKMGAKVYVVGPATLIPPRIEQMGVKIFYDLDEIIDELDVINILRIQIERQKENLFPSLREYNEIFGITDERLKRAKKDLLVMHPGPMNRGIEISSSVAEGPRSVITEQVTNGIAVRMAVLYLLAGGDKRGMKR; this comes from the coding sequence ATGCGGTTGAAAAATAAGGATTTGCTCGGCCTGGAATATCTGGACAAAGAAGAGATAGATCTAATTCTAGAGACAGCCAAGCCATTTAAGGAATTGTTTACCCGCTCGGTAAAGAAGGTTCCTCCTTTACGGGGTAAGACGGTGGTGCTTCTCTTCTACGAGCCCTCGACGAGAACCAGAATTTCTTTCGAGCTAGCAGCCAAGAGGTTGAGCGCCGATGTTTTGAATATTTCCGCCTCAAACTCCAGCGTGGCCAAAGGCGAAAGTCTAATCGATACGGCAAAAACTTTAGAAGCAATGAAGGCCGACTTCGTGGTGATTCGCCATTCCATGGCAGGAGCTCCCCAGATTCTTGCCAGAACAATAAGTGCCTCCATAGTTAATGCTGGGGATGGAACTCACGAGCATCCCACGCAAGGGCTGTTGGATATGTTCACCATCTGGGAGAAAAAGGGGAAACTTTCGGGCCTGAAGGTTGCTATTGTGGGAGACATTCTCCACTCGCGGGTCGCCCGCTCAAATATCTGGGGATTGAATAAGATGGGAGCAAAGGTGTATGTGGTAGGGCCAGCAACTTTGATACCTCCCAGGATTGAACAGATGGGCGTAAAAATCTTCTACGATCTGGACGAGATAATTGATGAGCTTGATGTGATTAACATTCTGAGAATTCAGATAGAAAGACAGAAAGAGAATCTATTTCCTTCCTTGCGGGAGTACAATGAAATTTTTGGCATTACCGATGAAAGATTGAAAAGAGCGAAAAAAGATCTTCTGGTAATGCATCCCGGTCCGATGAACAGAGGCATAGAGATATCTTCTTCCGTGGCAGAGGGGCCACGCTCCGTAATCACCGAACAGGTTACCAACGGGATTGCGGTGAGGATGGCAGTGCTTTACCTTCTGGCTGGTGGAGATAAGCGGGGTATGAAAAGATAG
- the pyrR gene encoding bifunctional pyr operon transcriptional regulator/uracil phosphoribosyltransferase PyrR, with the protein MVVSRNKKAIMDAKEISRTIKKMAHEIVEKSCGIKDLVIVGIQTRGVHLAKRIAREIESIEKKEVPVGALDITLYRDDVDSIAHQPLVKETKIPFDITDKKVVLVDDVLFAGRTVRAALDELIDFGRPKVIKLAVLIDRGLRELPIQPDFVGKTYPTSKKELISVNLKEVDGEDSVVVREES; encoded by the coding sequence ATGGTGGTATCCCGAAACAAGAAAGCCATAATGGATGCAAAGGAAATTTCCCGGACAATAAAGAAGATGGCTCACGAAATTGTGGAGAAGAGTTGCGGAATAAAAGACCTTGTTATTGTGGGCATTCAGACCAGGGGAGTCCATCTTGCCAAGCGGATTGCCAGGGAGATAGAGAGTATTGAGAAGAAGGAAGTGCCCGTGGGGGCTCTGGACATCACTCTCTACCGCGATGATGTGGATTCGATAGCACATCAGCCTCTGGTTAAGGAAACAAAAATTCCTTTCGATATTACCGATAAGAAAGTAGTCCTCGTTGACGATGTTCTCTTTGCCGGAAGGACTGTAAGGGCTGCCCTCGATGAACTGATAGATTTCGGCCGGCCCAAAGTCATAAAATTGGCAGTGCTAATCGATAGGGGTCTTAGGGAACTTCCCATCCAGCCCGACTTTGTAGGCAAAACCTATCCCACTTCTAAGAAAGAGCTTATCTCGGTGAATTTGAAGGAAGTGGACGGCGAAGACAGCGTGGTTGTAAGAGAGGAGTCATAA